The window TACGCACGGTCTTTATTCCGTTCGCGATGCGCAGAAAGCCCTGGAGAGAAGGCCGTCCGTTGTGCAGGACTTATCGCAAGACAGTGGCAGAAACATGTTAGCAGTTCAATCCAGATTTGTTCGTTTTGTCCTGGATCGCTTTCCCGATGCTAAAGTATCGATTATTCTAAGAAATCCGCAGGAAGAAATATTTGTGCGTGATCAGAAAATGCCTCCTTCTTACCGGGTTTTTGATTATGCAAAGGCGTTAAAGGAAGCGCGTCCGAATCAGCAGGCGGTATCGGCGGTATTAACAGAAGCAAACCTGCTCATACGAAAATATACAAAACACCTGGTTTTCGGCCGACCGGAGTTCCGGACATGGCTCCGAAAAGCGCTGCTGTTTTCCGTGAAAGCTGTTGGTATGATGAACCGGGTTTTCCTGGAAGAACCGATCCGGGTCATCCTAAGTGAGGCGGAGCTTGTAAACCCCGATATCACAATGTCTCTTCTCGCGGCACGCTACAACCTTCCCTTCGTAAACGCGCCGCTTGTTCTGAATACGGATCGCAACTTGATTCCCACCAGGGCCGCTTATCACTGTGCCTGGGGGGAGAATTACCGCACCTGGTTGGAGAGAAGAGGTATTCCCGCTTCTAGAATAATCTGCACGGGAAACTTGCGGTTCGAGTATGACCGGCACCCCAAAAACCTGGACAGAAAGACAATGGCCTCACAACTTGATTTCCCGGAAGACAACTACATTGTTGCCTACACAACCCAAAAACTTCCGGAAGAAGTCAATCGTGCTGTGGTTGAATGGATCAAACATGCAATCTCCGGTCAGCCGGTTACCGTGCTAATCAAGCGGCACCCCAGCGATAAGACGGACTATCATCCATTTACTGGAACGGGTCGGATCATTGAAGTGCCGGAATCAATCAAGTTGTACGATTTACTGGCGAACATCGATTTCATTATGACAATATCTTCAAATACGGCTATCGAGGCCGCACTGCTGGGGAAGGGAATAATTGTCGTACAACCGGAGCTGCCCTACCAATATGACCGCCATGACAATGAATACCACTCGCATTTGGTCAAAGCGAAGGCAGGCCTTGTCGCTTCATCCCCGGAGCGGTTGCAGAATTGCATTGCCGAGCTTTGCTCCAGCGAACGATTGCGTAGGCACGTGCATAAGATGGCGCAAGAATTCTTGTCTAAAACCATCCATAAAAGCACTTTGTCCACTCCATCACAAGACATGTATCGGTTCATAAAGACCCTGCTTGAAGAAGACGCCGGCACAGGGGTGTTTACACATGATAGGTAAGGTCGGAACCAGGAATCACGCCAAGATGGGTGTTTCTAATCCTTCTCCGGTTTTACTGGTGGGAACCGGGCGCATGGCGGTGGAGTACGCCCGTGTTTTAGCCGCGCTGCAGCAACCCTTTATCGCGGTGGGGAGGGGCGCCGTTTCAGCGGAACGGTTCTCAGCTCAAACGGGAGAGCCGGCGTACACCGGGGGACTGGAGAGGTGGCTGAATGGAAGGCGGAACGTACCAGGAGAGGCCATTGTCGCCGTTAACGTGGAGCAACTCGCCCGGGCGGTGGAGCAGCTGCTGCTTCGGGGGGTGAAAAAGGTCCTGGTGGAAAAGCCGGGGGGGCTGCATGCCGGGGAAATATGCCGCACCAGCAACCTGGCGAGCAGGAGAAAGGCGGCCGTTTTTGTGGCCTACAACCGGCGCTTTTACGCGTCTGTAAAACGGGCCCGGGAGCTGATAGCCGAGGACGGGGGAGTTCGCTCCTTTTCTTTCGAGTTCACTGAACTAAGCCAGAAGGTGGAGGCATCGAAGAACAGTGCAGCAATAAAAGAAAACTGGCTGCTCGCCAACTCCACGCACGTCATCGACCTGGCCTTCCACCTGGGCGGAGCCCCCGCGCGGTTAAACTGTTTTACGGCGGGAAGTACCTCATGGCACCCGGCAGGGGCGGTCTTCGCCGGTGCCGGTGTCACCTCGAAGGGAGCCCTTTTTACCTGCCGGGCGGACTGGGGCGCACCGGGAAACTGGAGCGTGGAAATGCTGACCCGAAAAAGGCGGTTGTTTCTGGCTCCCCTGGAAGAGCTCTATGAGCAACGCGAATCCTTGGGTGAAAAGAGAAAAGTGCCCTTGGATGACCGGCCTGACCGGGAGTATAAGCCCGGGATTTACCGCATGACCCGGGCCTTCCTGTACGGCAAAGACCTTGGTTTTTTGCCGACAATCCAGGAGCAATGTTCAAAGGCCGAGGGCCTGTACCTGAGCATATTAAAGGGAGAGTAATCATTGTACGGGGACGAGAGACTGAACCCCCACCATGTCCTGCGGTACGCATTGACCAAGGAGTTCGTGGAAACCTTTTCTTTTCTAAAATCCTCCGGGATAGAACTCCCACTGACGCTGGTGAGAGACTATCACATGCATATCAGGAGTTTCGTGGATCAAAACCTTAGTAATTGGAATCTGATCCGGCAGCTCCAGAAGAGACACGGTTTATACACCATCGGGGATGTACAGAGAGTACTGGAAAGAAGGCCTCCGGTGATTGAGGACCTTTCCCAGGACAGCGCAAGGGATATACTGGTCGCGCAGGTGCAGTACATACCCTTTACTTTAGACCGTTTTCCCCGTTCCAAGGTGCTGACTATTGCATATTCCACCCGGGATGAGCAAATGGCCGACCGCCATCTCTCAGAGTTTTACCGGGTTTTCAGGGTTAGAAGAGAGATTGAAAACGCGCAGCCGGACCGGTTGAAGGTGGCGGCGTTACTTAAAAAACTAGACCCGGTACTGTTCCGCCTGCAGCATCACCCGGTTTTCAGCACAACGGAATTCCGGTTGTGGTTCCGCCGGTTGCTGATCTCTTCCGTGAAACTGGTTCACGTCCTTGACCGGATGATTCTGGACTACCCCGTTAGGGTGATCCTCTGCAACGTGGAGGCGGTAAACCCGGGAACCACTCTCTCCCTGCTGGCGGCACTGTACAACCTCGATTTCATTAACGCTCCCACTCACGTCATCACGAATCGCAACCTGATTCCCACCAGGGCCACATACCACTGTGCCTGGGGGGAATACTACCGGGACTGGCTGGAAAAACGCGGGATTGACCCTGCCCGCATCATTTGTACCGGGAACCTGCGTTTCGAGTATGAATTCCACCCCGCCAGCCTGGACAGGAATACTTTGGCGTCTCAGCTTGATTATCCCGCAGAAAATTTCGTGGTTCTATTTACTTCCCAGCCCTTTTCCCGGGAGGTTAACGAAGAGCTGGCCCGATGGATTGAACAGGCGGTAATCGGTAACCCGGTGACGGTGCTGATCAAACCCCACCCCAGCGACACTACAAATTACGCCCCTTTTACCAGGACAGGGAGCATTATGGTAGTGCCGGAATGGGCTAAGCTACCGGACCTGTTGCCGAACATAGATTTTTTAATGACCATATCCTCCAGCACCGCTATTGAAGGAGCGTTGAGGGGGAAAGGGCTGATCGTCCTGCAACCTGCACTCCCATACCATTATGAAACAAACAACAATGACATTAACGCCTTCCTGGTCCGTTCCAGAGCGGGTTTTGTGGCTTCTTCACCGCAGCAGTTAGCAAGAATAATCTCCAGGCTGTGTCACAGTGAACGCTGGCGCAAAAGGCTGCATATGATGACACAAGCTTTTCTCGAGAAAACCATTCATAAAGGAGTCTACTCAAATCCGTCAGGCGACATATACCAACTCATAAAGAACTTGCTTGGGTAAGACGGGTGCCAGGGGTGCTGGGTGTGATCGGTATCGTTGGAACCGGGGGACACGCCAAGGTGGTTGTCGATATTTTTAATCGCCGCGGCAGAGGCGGTTTTGTGTTTTTTGACAGCAATCCCCCATCTATAGATAGAAGCTATTTCCATGGTCCAGTGCACTATGATTCCCCGGAAAATCTCAGTAGTTTTATACATCTGGTGGAAGGATGGCATGTTGCCATCGGCGATCCCGCGCAAAGAAAAAACAAGCTTGAACAGATTATGGGAATGGGGGCAAAACTTCTTAGCGCCATACACGACGGCAGCATTATTGCCGATGATGCCATCATTGGAGACGGTACGGCGATTATGGCGGGTGCGGTGATAAATCCCTGCACGAACATCGGCCGGGGGTGCATCATAAACACCGCCGCCGGCGTGGACCACGATTGTCAAATCTCGGATTACGTTAATATAGGACCCGGCTGCAGGTTGGCCGGCGGCGTGCATATCGGCAAGTTGACTAATCTGGGCCTGGGAGCCGTGGTGATCCCCGGGATAAGAATCGGTCGCAACTGTATCATCGGTGCGGGTGCGGCGGTCATATTCGATATTCCCGATAACAGTGTAGCTGTGGGTGTACCGGCCCGAATCATAAAAACCAAGTCCAACCCGTAACGATACTTGGAACGAGTACCCATACCAGTGTCAGCCCAGGGTAGCGAATTGCAGCACCTTCTCCACCGCCCGGGCGGTATCGTCCATGTCCGTCTCGGAGAGGGTCGGATGCACCAGGAAAACCAGGGAAGTCTCCCCCAGCCCCTTGGCAATCGGCAATGGTTGGGCCGGCTGTAGTCCTTCTTTTTCAAACGCCTTCTCAAGATAAATCTCACTACAGCTTCCGCTATGGCACGGGATACCCTCGGCCCGTATCGCTTCTATCACCCGGTCCCGGTTCCAGCCGTCCCTTAGGGCTTCAGGGCGTAAGAAAGCATAATACTTATAGTAAGCATGACCGATATCTTCCGGGGGCAAGGTAACGCGTAGCGCCGGTAGCTCGGCGAACCGTTCGGTCAGGATGGCGGCGTTCCGCCGCCTTTTTTCCACCCAGGTGGGCAGTTTATTCAGTTGCACCCGCCCGATAGCCGCCTGCATCTCGGTCAACCGCCAATTGGTGCCAAAAGACTCATGTAGCCAGCGAAAACCCGGCGGGTGTTCCCGGTGATAGACAGCATCATAGCTCTTGCCGTGATCCTTGTAGCTCCAGGCCCTCTCCCAGACTTCCCGGCGGTTGGTAGTAAGCATTCCGCCCTCGCCGCCGGTGGTTACGATCTTATCCTGGCAAAAGGAAAAAGCGGCCGCATCCCCAAAAGATCCTGTCGGCCGACCTTTGTACGTTGCACCATGCGCCTGCGCGCAGTCTTCAATTACGTAGAGCCCCTTCTCCCGAGCCAGTTCCAGGATGGGGTCCATTTCGCACGGCCACCCGGCTAAGTGCACCGCGATGATCGCCTTAGTTTGGGGCGTCAGGACTGCGGCTGCAGTCTCGGCGGTAATGTTTTGGCTGACTGGGTCAACGTCGGCCATTACCGGCGTCACCCCCCGAACAACTGCGCAGCTGGCAGAAGCAATAAATGTCCGACATGGCACAATCACCTCATCGCCCGGCCCGATCCCCAGCGCGTGCAAGGCCAGTTCCAGAGCTACAGTTCCATTAGCGACGGCTACGGCGTACTCACAACCAGCAAAGTCAGCCCACTCCTGCTCAAACAAGCGCCCCTCCATTCCGGTCCAGTAGTTTACCCTGCCAGACTTGAGGGGTGCCGAAGCAGCCTGAATTTCGTCGTCCGTAAAAAAGGGCCAGGAGGGGAGAGGTATTGTACGAATAGGTTCTCCCCCGCTAACAGCCGGTATCGTCACGATACAACCACTCCAAAACCATCCGGATGGTCGCTACTTTCCACACTTGGCAGTTTTCCGAGTTCAGTGCAGCTGTTTGCTCAACAACAACAGCAGCAGCAATAACAATCCCCAGAGGTTGCTCTTTGGACATAAGGGCTGTAAGGGTAAGATATGATTCAGCAGGCAGGTTTGAGCCCGTCTCAGGCCTGCTTTTTCGCTCAAATCCGGGACAAATCCATTGTCTGCAGTTTACCGGAAAATTTGTTTCCAGAAGGGCGTGTTCTTCAAGATCTCCGTTTCCTGCTTAAACATCTTTGAGTTTTGCTCTAGTTCCAGGATGGTTCCCGCCTGTTCATCCAACTGCTGTCTGAACCGCATCTCTTTTTCCCTAAGCTGGTTGATGGCGTTCTTTTTTTGTTCAAGTTTGCCTTTAAGTTCCGCATTTTCCTCATTGAGGCTTTGCAGCTTGTTTTCCAGCAGTCGCTTATCCTTTTCCAGTGCCTTTATCTTCCCGTTTGCCTGGCTGATCTTATCCATCAGGGACTTCACCAGGATTTCCAGGGACCCTAATTCCTGAACCTTCTTTTCCAGGTCCGCCTCCAGGTTTTGAATCTGTTCGTTCTGGTCTAAAATGGTTTCCTTCATCTGGGCATTGGTCAGCCGCGAATCTTCCACCTCGAAGAACAGGCGGCGAAAACTCCCGTCTATACGGCGCATGTGTTCGCCAAGTCCTTTTTGGCCGTAGTCCAAGCTCAGGTACTCCAGGCTCGGCAGCATCGGTTCCAGGGGCCGAAGATCTTGCGTCTCCGGTAGGGCTAGGCTGTACTCATCCGTTTCTCTGCTGTCCTGGAACACGGTGGCGAGGAGGGCCACGGCGGTGCTCCCGGTGTCAAAGGTGGCCGTGGTATTCAGCCCTTGTCTTTTGTATAGATCCAGAGCCAGAAAATTGGTGCGCAAAAGCTTCTGGTACTGGTCTTTTAACACCGGGTCGTTGAAGGTGCTCCCGCCGTCAAGGGAGGTGCACTGGTAGATGCCTTCAATCTGCTGCCAGAAAACTACGACCCGGTCTTCCCACACACCGACGGTTGGGGTGTACGCATTAACACCGGCTAGAGACAGAAACTGTTCTTTCTGCCACCCGCCGACCATCCAACCCCCTCTGGTTTTACGACGGTAAATGACCCGGTAATTCATGCCGTCTGACCTGGTCCAGGTCAGGTGCAGTGTGCCTGCTTCATCCGCTACCAAGCAGGGGTACAGATTGCTTCGGTCGGAGTCGGTGATGTGCGTGGGTTCCGTCCAGCGCCCCGTATCTGCGGGCCGAGCACGGTAAACGAGCTGGTACTTGGATCTGGTGCTGACCTGGTACACCAGGTGGATGGTTCCTTCCCGGTCCAGGATAACCGCGCCCTGGTTCTGACCGGGGCCGAGGCCGTGGTCGATCACCTCCGGCGGATTCCATTGGCCGTTACCTTTGAAACAGAATTTGACTCTCCAGATTTCCTCCAGGGGATTATCCGTGAAATAGGTGATGTGTGGAGTTCCAGAGTTGTCAACCAGGACGTTCTGGTAGGTAATCCTCTCATCTTCGACCCATTTCCGATCCAGGACGTCGGTTGACGCCTTGTCGCCGTGCCAGCACACGTAAACCAGGTGTCCTCTGTTAAGTTTGCAGGTGATATGAAGTTTCTCGATATCGCTGATGGTGAAGGAAAAGAAACCGTTATAGTCAGACACCAATTCTATCCAGTCGGTCCAGTGCTGTCCTTTGTCCAGTGAACACCGGCCGAGCAGCTTGTCTTCCGTACACCGGAGCGACCAGATGCAGTGTTCATTCTTAATGTACAATGCCTCCTGCCCCAGGATCCCCTTGTTACGTGTGACGCGCAAAGCATTGTACCTGTACGCAGTTTTCCCTTCCATACTGGGTTCACCCCTATCCTACTTGATCATATTCTTAGCCTTCCATCATACATATGCACGGGGCGGCCAATCTTCCACAGCGCACCATACCGATCTGATACGGTGAGGCTGTGCAATTAACCAGTGAGTGTAAGGTTTAAGTAGGAGATGTGAGGTCGGAAATAGAAGTGAGACCTCAAAACGGCTTCCCCTGAGGGGAAGCCCTCCCCGCCAAAGGAGTGAGGTCTCATGTTCAAGATTCGCTTTCTGCTTGAGGTAGTCCTGTTTCTGGCCAAGGGAATTTTTGAGGTGTTCAGGTCGGTGCGCAATATGGATGAGTTGGAAGAGCGGGTGCAGCGGTTGGTTCAACAGGCAGGCGGCAAAATGCTGGAGGAGGCGCTGGCACACATTGACCTTGAGTTAAGCGGCAAGCGGGATCCAGCCCTCAAGAACGTGGGACAGCGGTCGCGGACCCTGGTCACCAGCTTCGGTGAGATTACGGTTAAGCGCCGACTGTACCGTAACCAGAAGACCGGCGCGTACCGGTTCCTTCTGGACGAAGCCTTGGGAATCCCTGAACGCCAACGGGTGACACCGCGGATGACCCGTATGATCCTGGAGCTAGGCACGGAGATGCCCTTCAGGCGCGCGGCCCGGGTTATGGGTTTTCTAGTACCGGGGATTCACTGGATGACCGTCTGGTCTAAGGTTCAGGATGCTGGAGAAAAGGCCGCCCGGGATGCTGAGGCACTACGCGAGGCCGTCTTTGAAGACGGTGTGGTCCCTGAAGGCGGCAAGGAGGTTCGGGAGTTATCCATTGAAGCCGATGGTGTAGTAATACCCTTGCAGCGGTCGCCCAAGGCGTTTGGTGAGATCAAGCTGTTTATCGGCTACGAGGGCAGGGAACAAAAGACCCGGAAACTGGTGAACCGTTACACGGTGGCCACCGCCAGGGGCAGCCGGGTGGCTTGGGAAGACACCGGGGCGGCCTTCGGCCACAAGTGGGACCTTAGCAGGGTAGAGCGGATCCGCATTGGTGGGGACGGCGCCGAGTGGATCAAACAAGGCCTGGAGATGTTCCCCGGGGCGACTTACCACCTTGACCCCTTCCACCTGCGCCGGCGTTTAACCGAGGCTTTAAGTTACAGCAGCAACGTCTATGAAACTGTCACCGAAGGGTTAGCCGAGCTAAACCAAGATGCGGTAGTTTCCGCCTTGGACCAGGCGATTCGGGTCAACCGGGGTGCACGCCGTAACGGGATCATGCGGCTTAAGGAGTATCTCCTGGCTAACTGGCAAGGTATCGCCGCCTTGCCGGAGGGAGACCGTTTAGGTGCGATCGAGGGCCAGGTCCGTCACACCATCGCCAGGCGAACAAAGCGGATTGGGGCGCGTTGGAGCCCGGCCGGTGCGGAACGGATGGGACGCCTGTTAGCGGTACGGGCTAATGATGAGCTGGACAGATACGTGGTACACTCGGAACCCCGGTTCGACCTACTGAAAAAGGCTGTCGGAGCCGAGGCAATCCAACTGCCCAAACGCTTCGGCAAAG is drawn from Candidatus Desulforudis audaxviator MP104C and contains these coding sequences:
- a CDS encoding ISLre2-like element ISCde3 family transposase; its protein translation is MFKIRFLLEVVLFLAKGIFEVFRSVRNMDELEERVQRLVQQAGGKMLEEALAHIDLELSGKRDPALKNVGQRSRTLVTSFGEITVKRRLYRNQKTGAYRFLLDEALGIPERQRVTPRMTRMILELGTEMPFRRAARVMGFLVPGIHWMTVWSKVQDAGEKAARDAEALREAVFEDGVVPEGGKEVRELSIEADGVVIPLQRSPKAFGEIKLFIGYEGREQKTRKLVNRYTVATARGSRVAWEDTGAAFGHKWDLSRVERIRIGGDGAEWIKQGLEMFPGATYHLDPFHLRRRLTEALSYSSNVYETVTEGLAELNQDAVVSALDQAIRVNRGARRNGIMRLKEYLLANWQGIAALPEGDRLGAIEGQVRHTIARRTKRIGARWSPAGAERMGRLLAVRANDELDRYVVHSEPRFDLLKKAVGAEAIQLPKRFGKDPEAWLQANVPALEGPHAGKHWVKHIVREISSPRWSTV
- a CDS encoding DegT/DnrJ/EryC1/StrS family aminotransferase, whose protein sequence is MTIPAVSGGEPIRTIPLPSWPFFTDDEIQAASAPLKSGRVNYWTGMEGRLFEQEWADFAGCEYAVAVANGTVALELALHALGIGPGDEVIVPCRTFIASASCAVVRGVTPVMADVDPVSQNITAETAAAVLTPQTKAIIAVHLAGWPCEMDPILELAREKGLYVIEDCAQAHGATYKGRPTGSFGDAAAFSFCQDKIVTTGGEGGMLTTNRREVWERAWSYKDHGKSYDAVYHREHPPGFRWLHESFGTNWRLTEMQAAIGRVQLNKLPTWVEKRRRNAAILTERFAELPALRVTLPPEDIGHAYYKYYAFLRPEALRDGWNRDRVIEAIRAEGIPCHSGSCSEIYLEKAFEKEGLQPAQPLPIAKGLGETSLVFLVHPTLSETDMDDTARAVEKVLQFATLG
- a CDS encoding acetyltransferase; its protein translation is MIGIVGTGGHAKVVVDIFNRRGRGGFVFFDSNPPSIDRSYFHGPVHYDSPENLSSFIHLVEGWHVAIGDPAQRKNKLEQIMGMGAKLLSAIHDGSIIADDAIIGDGTAIMAGAVINPCTNIGRGCIINTAAGVDHDCQISDYVNIGPGCRLAGGVHIGKLTNLGLGAVVIPGIRIGRNCIIGAGAAVIFDIPDNSVAVGVPARIIKTKSNP
- a CDS encoding Gfo/Idh/MocA family protein → MIGKVGTRNHAKMGVSNPSPVLLVGTGRMAVEYARVLAALQQPFIAVGRGAVSAERFSAQTGEPAYTGGLERWLNGRRNVPGEAIVAVNVEQLARAVEQLLLRGVKKVLVEKPGGLHAGEICRTSNLASRRKAAVFVAYNRRFYASVKRARELIAEDGGVRSFSFEFTELSQKVEASKNSAAIKENWLLANSTHVIDLAFHLGGAPARLNCFTAGSTSWHPAGAVFAGAGVTSKGALFTCRADWGAPGNWSVEMLTRKRRLFLAPLEELYEQRESLGEKRKVPLDDRPDREYKPGIYRMTRAFLYGKDLGFLPTIQEQCSKAEGLYLSILKGE
- a CDS encoding UDP-N-acetylglucosamine 2-epimerase gives rise to the protein MYGEDTLNAHNLLRYGWTKEFVEAFSSLRYSGLELPLTLLRNYHLHIASLVDQNLTNQPLISQLQDTHGLYSVRDAQKALERRPSVVQDLSQDSGRNMLAVQSRFVRFVLDRFPDAKVSIILRNPQEEIFVRDQKMPPSYRVFDYAKALKEARPNQQAVSAVLTEANLLIRKYTKHLVFGRPEFRTWLRKALLFSVKAVGMMNRVFLEEPIRVILSEAELVNPDITMSLLAARYNLPFVNAPLVLNTDRNLIPTRAAYHCAWGENYRTWLERRGIPASRIICTGNLRFEYDRHPKNLDRKTMASQLDFPEDNYIVAYTTQKLPEEVNRAVVEWIKHAISGQPVTVLIKRHPSDKTDYHPFTGTGRIIEVPESIKLYDLLANIDFIMTISSNTAIEAALLGKGIIVVQPELPYQYDRHDNEYHSHLVKAKAGLVASSPERLQNCIAELCSSERLRRHVHKMAQEFLSKTIHKSTLSTPSQDMYRFIKTLLEEDAGTGVFTHDR